A window from Hemicordylus capensis ecotype Gifberg chromosome 2, rHemCap1.1.pri, whole genome shotgun sequence encodes these proteins:
- the LOC128346390 gene encoding uncharacterized protein LOC128346390, whose translation MPAASMEPQRAPEDRRVWLTPAVRCALVLGYCVLIGAVAALAVILTRQLSLQSPRQQGMQEQNQNWTQLALNDTKEIKEKQLQWSSNERLREVFLSPGFEYNSTLKMLKIQDEGAYYIYAQMSVILLASGSKEKGNATLIIHHKTSRSSVPIVTIILRLAPGLKQCLTEFMAISSYQLGKGDYLYVTLTASTDTNSKEFTGWQLYDHGNLFGLSRNFNPEVTRSNPCSDVTS comes from the exons ATGCCGGCCGCCTCAATGGAGCCTCAGAGAGCGCCGGAGGATCGACGGGTCTGGCTCACCCCCGCCGTTCGCTGCGCGCTGGTGCTAGGATATTGCGTCCTGATCGGTGCGGTGGCGGCGCTGGCCGTGATCCTGACCAGGCAGCTTTCGCTCCAGTCTCCGAGGCAGCAGGGGATGCAGGAACAG AACCAGAACTGGACTCAGCTGGCCCTGAATGATACCA AAGAAATAAAGGAAAAGCAGCTGCAGTGGTCCTCCAATGAGAGACTTAGAGAAGTATTCCTCAGTCCAGGTTTCGAATACAACAGCACTCTAAAAATGCTAAAGATTCAGGATGAAGGCGCATACTACATCTATGCCCAGATGTCTGTTATATTATTGGCCTCAGGCTCTAAAGAGAAGGGGAATGCTACCCTCATCATCCATCATAAGACTTCCCGCAGTTCTGTTCCTATTGTGACCATCATCTTGCGCCTGGCTCCTGGTTTAAAGCAATGCCTCACTGAATTCATGGCTATCTCATCCTATCAACTGGGAAAGGGTGATTATCTCTATGTGACACTAACAGCAAGCACAGACACGAACTCCAAAGAATTCACTGGCTGGCAGCTTTATGATCATGGTAACCTCTTTGGTCTCTCTCGCAATTTTAATCCAGAAGTAACTAGAAGTAACCCTTGCTCAGATGTTACCTCATGA